In Arachis stenosperma cultivar V10309 chromosome 1, arast.V10309.gnm1.PFL2, whole genome shotgun sequence, one DNA window encodes the following:
- the LOC130975587 gene encoding uncharacterized protein LOC130975587 produces MGDLDFSIEIHHGGKFIDSGQRLEYLGGMVVEDLHFEVDEWSLQEIVSQLKQLGYKGFARVWYKEPGMDLKLGLRELKSDGDAMRMARSLVSNSCKHCEVYVVDGARESNGIQITSTDADYVPEEGEDNADDDGLLEVEVDAESEPSTEEEVFDDSADDGDHDDQFGFEVEDNDPPSNAFGEFTGPLNDERTAAAGTAEGDEGLREGDEQVGGLSDGYETDDIDSYEGDSDDMIKKRRFPKYNEAEMNREYEFQVGLEFKSLSQFKEAVKEHALLNGRDIRFRKNDKVRCRVVCKGRKGKCKWVCFASKVGGSDCFRIKTLNGKHTCGRNYSGRLASSSWISKKIANNISRGEEMKLATVIQTIQDKYMANISVGKAYWARRKAREEVHGRAIQQYAKLRDYCAEILRANPGSSLTILVDRPSLTHQPRFMRMYMCLDAVKKGFLAGCRPIIGVDGCHLKGDHGQQLLVAVGRDPNDNYFPIAVDAVEAETKDSWGWFLEMLLNDIGESRKWVL; encoded by the coding sequence ATGGGTGATTTGGATTTCAGTATCGAAATCCACCATGGTGGCAAATTTATTGACAGTGGACAACGATTAGAGTATTTAGGAGGAATGGTTGTGGAGGATTTACATTTTGAGGTTGATGAATGGTCATTACAAGAGATTGTCAGTCAGCTAAAGCAACTAGGGTATAAGGGTTTCGCTAGGGTCTGGTACAAGGAACCTGGGATGGATTTGAAGTTAGGTCTTAGAGAGTTGAAGTCCGATGGGGATGCGATGAGAATGGCTAGGTCACTGGTGTCAAATTCCTGCAAACATTGCGAGGTATATGTTGTCGATGGAGCCAGAGAAAGTAATGGGATTCAGATCACTTCAACTGATGCTGATTATGTGCCAGAGGAAGGTGAGGACAATGCTGATGATGATGGGTTGTTAGAGGTTGAAGTGGATGCTGAGTCAGAGCCTTCTACTGAAGAAGAGGTATTTGATGATAGTGCTGACGATGGTGACCATGATGATCAGTTTGGGTTTGAGGTGGAGGATAATGATCCACCATCAAATGCATTTGGGGAATTTACTGGTCCACTAAATGATGAGAGAACTGCAGCAGCTGGAACAGCTGAAGGTGATGAAGGTTTAAGGGAGGGTGATGAGCAAGTTGGGGGCTTATCTGATGGATATGAGACTGATGACATAGATAGTTATGAGGGGGACTCTGATGATATGATAAAAAAGAGGAGGTTCCCTAAGTACAATGAGGCAGAGATGAACAGAGAGTATGAATTTCAGGTGGGGTTGGAATTTAAATCACTTAGTCAATTCAAAGAGGCTGTTAAGGAGCATGCCCTATTGAATGGTAGGGACATTAGGTTTCGAAAAAATGATAAGGTGAGGTGTAGAGTTGTTTGCAAAGGAAGAAAGGGAAAGTGCAAGTGGGTTTGTTTTGCGAGTAAGGTGGGGGGTTCTGACTGTTTCCGGATCAAGACGTTGAATGGAAAGCATACATGTGGAAGGAACTATAGCGGAAGACTTGCATCAAGTAGTTGGATCTCAAAGAAGATTGCCAACAACATCAGTAGAGgggaagagatgaagcttgCGACAGTTATTCAGACTATACAAGACAAATACATGGCCAATATCAGTGTTGGTAAGGCTTACTGGGCAAGGAGGAAGGCAAGAGAAGAGGTACATGGGCGGGCAATCCAACAGTATGCTAAACTAAGGGATTACTGTGCAGAGATACTTAGGGCAAATCCAGGATCTAGTCTGACCATATTGGTTGATAGGCCTTCTCTTACGCACCAGCCCCGATTTATGAGAATGTACATGTGCCTTGATGCAGTCAAGAAAGGCTTCTTGGCGGGGTGTAGACCTATTATTGGCGTGGATGGATGTCACTTGAAGGGCGACCATGGACAGCAGCTGCTAGTTGCTGTTGGCAGAGATCCAAATGACAATTACTTTCCCATTGCCGTAGATGCAGTAGAGGCAGAGACTAAGGACAGTTGGGGGTGGTTCTTAGAGATGCTGTTAAATGACATTGGAGAATCAAGAAAATGGGTTTTATGA